A window of Mytilus edulis chromosome 10, xbMytEdul2.2, whole genome shotgun sequence contains these coding sequences:
- the LOC139493453 gene encoding bone morphogenetic protein 1-like produces the protein MWKNLDLLKYSKNVVLLATVWLQCFVLLVRACGQYIELGSSSTSSISISNAYAPYSNCIWVVEADSGYRVELNISSFVGQELSGSCVDYITVRDGSDSADEVLGKTCTTLTNSIVTSTARWMWVQFKSDGEITTSGLTAKLSTVYAGSVISNYSSPLESCKSFQYECDNRICLTRAYLCDGFEDCGCSDCDESACTGLPFSRTELMGMSIGIGSFLSIGIFVFSCLYERYRKLKAIRQGNLEMDPLAGNSKKAKIAWHK, from the exons CAACAGTTTGGCTTCAATGCTTCGTTTTACTAGTCAGAG CTTGTGGACAATACATAGAACTTGGTAGTTCATCTACCAGTAGTATATCGATATCAAACGCATATGCTCCTTATTCCAACTGTATATGGGTAGTTGAAGCAGATAGTGGATATCGTGTAGAACTCAACATATCGTCCTTTGTAGGTCAGGAGTTAAGTGGAAGTTGTGTAGACTATATAACG GTCAGGGACGGTAGTGATAGCGCAGATGAAGTATTAGGTAAAACATGCACAACGTTAACTAATTCCATAGTCACTTCCACTGCTCGGTGGATGTGGGTTCAGTTTAAAAGTGATGGAGAGATAACAACTTCCGGTTTGACAGCAAAGCTTTCTACAGTATACGCAG GTTCAGTCATAAGTAATTATTCTTCACCTTTAGAAA GTTGTAAAAGTTTTCAATATGAATGTGACAATCGTATATGTTTAACACGGGCCTATTTATGTGATGGGTTTGAGGATTGTGGGTGCAGTGATTGTGACGAGTCTGCGTGCACTGGACTACCATTTA GTCGAACTGAGCTTATGGGAATGAGTATCGGCATAGGATCATTTCTTTCAATTGGAATTTTTGTCTTTTCTTGTCTATATGAAAGATACAGAAAACTTAAAGCAATAAGGCAAGGAAACTTAGAGATGGATCCACTAGCTGGAAATTCAAAGAAAGCGAAAATTGCTTGGCATAAATGA